The sequence below is a genomic window from Fibrobacter sp. UWB10.
CAAATCTAATATTGCAAGCCAATGAAAGCTACAAAGAGGAAAAAGAAGAAAAATCTGTTGCCTACTACATTGTTTTCGGATCATTATGGCTTTCTTCAGGTACATCCTATTATGCTCTTTTGGGAAACAACATGATTGGCCTATCCATATTCGAAAATCATCTATTTGAATGGTGGATAGACAAAGACGATTGGGATATGAGAGAAGTTGGATTTATGGAAAGCGTCGGCCTGCAGGCCAATTTACTTTTTATGTTTGTCGGTGGAGGTGTTCAGTTTGAAGTAACGAATAGACGGCGGAATCTCGGCGTTTTCTTTCATATAAAGCTTTTCCCCATATTTTTTGAAAGATTTCCCCATGAGTGACATTTTGTAGATTGTGAGGTGTTTAACAGGAGAACAAATTCTTCTGGTGGGAGACACAATGAGAAAAGTGGTCATTTTGAATGCGAGCCCGCGCAAAGACGGAAACATCAGCCAAATGCTGAATATCATAGGCGACACTTTGTTTGAAAATGGCTCCGAAGTCAATATTGTTGATGTCTGCAAGCTGGAATTTCGCCCGTGTATCGGCTGCATGAAATGCCGTAGCACTCACGATTGCGTGATGCCTGAAGACGACGCGAAACGAATTTTGCGCCTGGTGCAAGAAAGCGACGCCCTTGTGGTCGGTTCACCTTGCTACTGGGGCAACATGACCGGACAACTCAAAATGCTATTTGACCGCTGGGTTTATGGAATGATGGACCACAGCGAACGCGATTACCCGATTCCACTGTTAAAAGGAAAGAAAGCTGTCATTGTGACGACATGCACTACCCAATGGCCATTCAACCTCATTTTCAAGCAGTCAGCGGGCACCGTCCGTGCCCTCAAGGAAATCCTTTGCTGGAGCGGATTCAAGATTGCAGGCGTGATTCAAAAAGGCGCAACCCACAAAAGGCCCGGTCTTTCGCCCAAAGAAATTGCCAAGTGCAAGAAAATTGCTTTGTCACTTGGTTCGCATTAAAGGCGTGAAAACGCAATCGGGCTAAATTATTCCGCTTCGCGCTGGAGTTGCGGGATCATTTTGTCAGACCATTCTTCGAAATCGCCGGCCTCGATATGGTCGCGGGCCTGTTGCATCAAATGCAGATAGAAATGCAAGTTGTGGAGCGTTGAAAGCGTCCAGCCGAGGGGTTCCTTGGTCTTGAACAGGTGACGCACGTAGGCGCGGGTGTAGTTCCGGCAGCAATGGCAGTTGCATTCCGGGTCGAGCGGGCGGTCGTCATCGGCAAATTTGGCGTTCTTGTAGCGGAGCACTCCCCTGCTGGTATACACGAGGCCATCCTGCGCGTTCTTGGCGGGCAGAATGCAGTCGAACATGTCGACGCCGCGCTTGATTAGTTCCAGCAGATTCCAGGGCGTGCCCACCCCCATCACGTAGCGTGCACGGTCGGCAGGCAGTGAATTCGTGCAGAAATCCGCAATTTCGTACATGGTTTCCACAGGCTCGCCTACGGAAAGACCTCCCATCGCGTATCCGTCGGGAGCGATTTCCTTGAGG
It includes:
- a CDS encoding flavodoxin family protein, whose amino-acid sequence is MRKVVILNASPRKDGNISQMLNIIGDTLFENGSEVNIVDVCKLEFRPCIGCMKCRSTHDCVMPEDDAKRILRLVQESDALVVGSPCYWGNMTGQLKMLFDRWVYGMMDHSERDYPIPLLKGKKAVIVTTCTTQWPFNLIFKQSAGTVRALKEILCWSGFKIAGVIQKGATHKRPGLSPKEIAKCKKIALSLGSH